A stretch of Crossiella cryophila DNA encodes these proteins:
- a CDS encoding class I SAM-dependent methyltransferase, with protein MTRYTDSALGKDSPTEHGRLTSIQNAADAGTIGVIEALDPRPDWDCLDLGAGAGSIARWLTQRCPLGRVLANDIDIRHLTDLGAAAQEADLTDPAYAPGRFDLVHARYVLCHLPERDEIVRRAAGWLKPGGYLVVTDPYQLPAETSPFPVVRRIMAAYERVYAGHGADLHWARGLPALLAASGLGEIGYTGTLGRMGNLDQDRWRPLVAQVKPKMLADGLIEQSEMDEFERLLNSSTFIDIPQFTISVWGRAVTG; from the coding sequence ATGACGCGGTACACCGACAGCGCGCTGGGCAAGGACTCCCCCACCGAGCACGGGCGGCTGACCTCGATCCAGAACGCCGCGGACGCGGGCACCATCGGTGTCATCGAGGCCCTGGACCCCCGGCCGGACTGGGACTGCCTGGACCTGGGCGCGGGCGCCGGATCCATCGCGCGCTGGCTGACGCAACGCTGTCCGCTCGGGCGGGTGCTGGCCAACGACATCGACATCCGCCACCTCACCGACCTGGGCGCGGCCGCCCAGGAGGCCGATCTGACCGATCCGGCCTACGCGCCGGGCCGGTTCGACCTGGTGCACGCCCGCTACGTGCTCTGTCACCTGCCCGAACGCGATGAGATCGTGCGCCGCGCGGCGGGCTGGCTCAAACCGGGCGGCTACCTGGTGGTCACCGACCCCTACCAGCTGCCGGCGGAGACCTCGCCGTTCCCGGTGGTGCGCCGGATCATGGCCGCCTACGAGCGGGTCTACGCCGGGCACGGGGCCGATCTGCACTGGGCCCGCGGCCTGCCCGCGCTGCTGGCGGCCAGCGGACTCGGCGAGATCGGCTACACCGGCACCCTGGGTCGCATGGGCAACCTGGACCAGGACCGGTGGCGGCCGCTGGTGGCACAGGTCAAGCCCAAGATGCTAGCCGACGGGCTGATCGAGCAGTCCGAAATGGACGAATTTGAGAGATTGTTGAACAGCTCTACCTTCATTGACATCCCACAGTTCACGATCTCGGTATGGGGGCGGGCCGTCACCGGCTGA
- a CDS encoding MAB_1171c family putative transporter: METISVYELGTQIQLYGVLAMWVVILLRIPAARRSRQQRMLLLAVVGMAGSITIYLAPVLSALNALPGIVIAGCGLFTNLWGVFSSALVLDFVLAAIGVRRAKLVYGGTAAVLLALVALNLTVFPNDEGCVTTNQAQWYSTFWWIIIAAHLVAKIPCMLLCLRYAHQAKQDRSLRIGLGLFAAAFAVSAFFWLTMLYVLLTGARWLGQYSALNIGITGVLMTAGAALPLVLDTGQMLRNMRWLWRLWPLWRDLIEEVPHVALSRPQARPRDLLGTPHSTYLRLYRRVIEIRDAMLILRDYVSPETVERARAHVIANGVPEEDRQAAVTACWLAAARRAKNAGVEPDPNPLDAAQLPGDGLPGEIDFLLSVAQAREQPWVATFDLAGSDHNAGKRA; encoded by the coding sequence GTGGAGACAATTTCGGTCTATGAACTGGGCACCCAGATCCAGCTCTACGGCGTGCTGGCGATGTGGGTGGTCATCCTGCTGCGCATCCCGGCGGCCAGGAGGTCCCGGCAGCAGCGGATGCTGTTGCTCGCCGTGGTGGGCATGGCGGGCTCCATCACCATCTACCTCGCGCCGGTGCTCTCGGCGCTGAACGCGTTGCCGGGCATCGTGATCGCCGGCTGCGGGCTGTTCACCAACCTGTGGGGCGTGTTCAGCTCCGCGCTGGTGCTGGACTTCGTGCTGGCCGCGATCGGGGTGCGCCGGGCCAAGCTGGTCTACGGCGGCACCGCGGCCGTGCTGCTGGCCCTGGTGGCGCTCAACCTGACCGTCTTCCCCAACGACGAGGGCTGCGTCACCACCAACCAGGCGCAGTGGTACTCCACGTTCTGGTGGATCATCATCGCCGCGCACCTGGTGGCCAAGATCCCGTGCATGCTGCTGTGCCTGCGCTACGCCCACCAGGCCAAGCAGGACCGCTCGCTGCGGATCGGGCTCGGCCTGTTCGCCGCGGCCTTCGCGGTCTCCGCGTTCTTCTGGCTGACCATGCTCTACGTGCTGCTCACCGGCGCCCGCTGGCTGGGCCAGTACTCCGCGCTCAACATCGGCATCACCGGGGTGCTGATGACCGCGGGCGCGGCGCTGCCGCTGGTGCTCGACACCGGGCAGATGCTGCGCAACATGCGCTGGCTGTGGCGGTTGTGGCCGCTGTGGCGGGACCTCATCGAGGAGGTGCCGCACGTGGCGCTGTCCCGCCCGCAGGCCCGCCCGCGCGACCTTCTCGGCACCCCGCACTCGACCTACCTGCGGCTGTACCGCCGGGTGATCGAGATCCGGGACGCGATGCTGATCCTGCGCGACTACGTCAGCCCGGAGACGGTGGAGCGGGCACGGGCGCACGTGATCGCCAACGGGGTGCCGGAGGAGGATCGGCAGGCCGCGGTCACCGCCTGCTGGCTGGCCGCCGCCCGGCGGGCCAAGAACGCCGGGGTGGAACCGGATCCGAACCCACTGGACGCCGCCCAGCTGCCAGGTGACGGCCTGCCCGGCGAGATCGACTTCCTGCTGTCGGTGGCCCAGGCGCGGGAACAGCCGTGGGTGGCCACCTTCGACCTGGCCGGATCGGACCACAACGCCGGGAAGCGGGCATGA